One genomic region from Ornithinicoccus hortensis encodes:
- a CDS encoding primosome assembly protein PriA (binding of PriA to forked DNA starts the assembly of the primosome, also possesses 3'-5' helicase activity), protein MTQRPEGEQLALVPEPAPRRARRGAGRSYTPAASRPVAEVLVDTPLAHLDRPFEYEVPEELAEQAVPGARVRVRFAGKDLDGFLTARKDEAEHVGTLAPLRRVVSPEPVLTPHLARLCRELADHYAGTMSDVVRLAVPPRHARAEAAVPPAADPADPDPSAPGPSAPATGGEKLATSAWESYPAGAALLRRLAAGGAPAAAWAARPDAGASEGWPVALAQAVAATRASGRGSVVVLPDHRDVDRLAEALEAELGPDSFVRLTADLGPEQRYTAWLKALRGHADVVIGTRSAAFAPVDRLGLVAWWDDGDDLLQEPRSPYPHVREVLRRRAVLAGAGLVVGGYTRTPEVQHWLGQGWIHPVDPAPDVVRRDAPRVTVAGEGHQERVDPAAARARIPSLAWRTVKDALAHGPVLVQVPRRGYLVGLSCQHCRAPVRCSSCEGPVRLADPSAPAACSWCGTPDRGRPCRHCGERGRRSSVVGEARTAEEIGRAFSGVPVRTSRGGEVLDPVADTPAVVVATPGAEPVARGGYAAALLLDGWALLDRAGLDSSVEAYRRWTAAAALTRPAADGGRVVLAGVPAHAGLRPVEALVRWAPAWFAAAEHAERLELSLPPTRRTATVTGEAAVVEEAVALLGEVPGVSVLGPLTVAAGVQVVLRSDGDGEPLVAALRALRAARSARRALGDLRIRLDPAGLGD, encoded by the coding sequence ATGACGCAGCGACCGGAGGGCGAGCAGCTCGCCCTCGTGCCGGAGCCGGCGCCGCGGCGTGCACGGCGGGGCGCCGGGCGCTCCTACACCCCTGCGGCGAGCCGGCCCGTCGCGGAGGTCCTGGTCGACACCCCGCTGGCCCACCTGGACCGGCCGTTCGAGTACGAGGTCCCGGAGGAGCTCGCCGAGCAGGCGGTGCCGGGGGCGCGGGTGCGGGTCCGGTTCGCCGGCAAGGACCTGGACGGGTTCCTCACCGCCCGCAAGGACGAGGCCGAGCACGTGGGGACGCTGGCGCCGCTGCGCCGGGTGGTGAGCCCCGAGCCGGTGCTTACCCCGCACCTCGCCCGGCTGTGCCGCGAGCTGGCCGACCACTACGCCGGCACGATGTCCGACGTCGTCCGACTCGCCGTGCCGCCGCGGCACGCGCGGGCAGAGGCGGCGGTGCCGCCCGCGGCGGACCCGGCAGACCCCGACCCGTCCGCGCCCGGACCGTCCGCCCCGGCAACCGGGGGCGAGAAGTTGGCGACCTCGGCCTGGGAGTCCTACCCGGCGGGGGCGGCCCTGCTGCGGCGGCTCGCCGCCGGTGGGGCGCCCGCGGCGGCGTGGGCGGCCCGTCCGGACGCCGGGGCGTCCGAGGGGTGGCCGGTGGCGCTTGCCCAGGCCGTCGCCGCGACCCGGGCCAGCGGGCGGGGGAGCGTGGTCGTGCTGCCGGACCACCGGGACGTCGACCGGCTGGCCGAGGCGCTGGAGGCCGAGCTCGGTCCGGACTCCTTCGTGCGCCTCACCGCGGACCTCGGGCCGGAGCAGCGCTACACCGCCTGGCTCAAGGCGCTGCGCGGGCATGCTGATGTCGTCATCGGCACCCGGTCGGCGGCGTTCGCCCCGGTGGACCGGTTGGGGCTGGTGGCCTGGTGGGACGATGGTGACGACCTCTTGCAGGAGCCGCGCAGCCCCTACCCGCACGTGCGCGAGGTGCTCCGGCGGCGGGCGGTGCTGGCCGGGGCAGGCCTGGTGGTCGGCGGCTACACGCGCACCCCGGAGGTCCAGCACTGGCTGGGCCAGGGGTGGATCCACCCGGTCGACCCGGCACCGGACGTCGTGCGGCGGGACGCGCCGCGCGTCACGGTCGCGGGCGAGGGCCACCAGGAGCGGGTCGACCCCGCGGCCGCGCGGGCCCGGATCCCCAGCCTCGCCTGGCGGACCGTCAAGGACGCTCTCGCCCACGGACCCGTGCTGGTCCAGGTGCCCCGCCGGGGCTACCTGGTGGGCCTGTCCTGCCAGCACTGCCGCGCACCGGTCCGCTGCTCCTCGTGCGAGGGGCCAGTCCGGCTGGCCGACCCCTCGGCACCGGCCGCCTGCTCCTGGTGCGGCACCCCCGACCGCGGGCGTCCCTGCCGGCACTGCGGCGAGCGCGGTCGGCGGTCCAGCGTGGTGGGCGAGGCCCGCACCGCGGAGGAGATCGGCCGCGCCTTCTCCGGGGTCCCGGTCCGCACCTCCCGGGGCGGCGAGGTCCTGGACCCGGTGGCCGACACGCCGGCCGTGGTGGTGGCCACCCCCGGGGCCGAGCCGGTCGCGCGCGGTGGCTACGCCGCGGCACTGCTGCTCGACGGCTGGGCGCTGCTGGACCGCGCCGGACTCGACAGCTCGGTGGAGGCCTACCGCCGGTGGACGGCCGCCGCGGCGCTCACCCGTCCCGCGGCCGACGGGGGCCGCGTCGTCCTCGCCGGGGTGCCGGCCCACGCCGGGCTGCGGCCGGTCGAGGCGCTGGTCCGGTGGGCACCGGCATGGTTCGCGGCCGCGGAGCACGCCGAGCGGCTCGAGCTGTCGCTGCCGCCGACCCGCCGGACGGCGACGGTCACCGGCGAGGCCGCGGTGGTGGAGGAGGCGGTGGCCTTGCTGGGCGAGGTCCCCGGGGTCTCGGTGCTCGGTCCGCTGACCGTGGCCGCCGGTGTCCAGGTCGTGCTGAGGTCCGACGGCGACGGAGAACCGCTGGTCGCGGCCCTGCGGGCGCTCCGGGCCGCCCGGAGCGCCCGGAGGGCGTTGGGAGACCTGCGGATCCGGCTGGACCCCGCCGGTCTGGGCGACTGA
- a CDS encoding ABC transporter family substrate-binding protein: MKIRRTTMAIVAAGALVLSGCTSDSGDDGDDTTSADSGDAGGGTDGDDSTATGGSEGGEAAGGAKPDLGDVTTADDNIFYSAGEVEWSGYNGNLIDTNSTYNAVINARLNTGFQYFGSDGSIIPDTDFGSYEVTSEDPLIVEYTISDEAVWEDGTPITYDDYLYDWASNNAPAIFGEDADPVFNNVSSSFGEYVPEGPQGEPGGKTFTVEYESPYPDWEILIGGTFPAHIVAEQSGMTLEELTQAITDRDAEAVGSTADFFNEGWLSPDKQLPDPAIVPSSGPYSLNGATWSTGEYITLVPNENWWGTPAATANLTFRFAAAETHVTALANGDLNVIEPQATVDTITQIEELGDQFTLLQGDTLTWEHLDFNFAEDSPFADGNGGLAAREAFAMCVPRQQIVDNLITPINPEAVVMNAREKFPFQDDYQEVVDAAYDGRFDEVDLEGAKAKLAESGLETPVPIRIGYSAPNQRRTNEVSLIASSCNDPELFEVEDVGNADFFGTTLENGDWEIALFAWAGSGQIASGQAIYETDGEQNFGGFSNEEVDAAWDELASTVDPAVHLEQVKIIEKALWENLYGIPLFAHPGVVAHDATIDNIIFNSTQTQIVWNAEQWVRAQ, encoded by the coding sequence TTGAAGATCAGGCGCACGACGATGGCCATCGTGGCCGCGGGAGCCCTGGTGCTATCCGGTTGCACGTCCGACTCGGGCGACGACGGGGACGACACGACGTCGGCCGACTCCGGCGACGCGGGTGGTGGCACCGACGGTGACGACTCGACCGCTACGGGCGGTTCGGAGGGTGGGGAGGCCGCCGGAGGCGCCAAGCCCGACCTGGGTGACGTGACGACCGCCGACGACAACATCTTCTACTCGGCCGGTGAGGTCGAGTGGTCGGGTTACAACGGCAACCTCATCGACACCAACTCCACCTACAACGCGGTGATCAACGCCCGGCTGAACACTGGCTTCCAGTACTTCGGCAGCGACGGCTCGATCATCCCGGACACGGACTTCGGCTCCTACGAGGTCACCTCCGAGGACCCGCTGATCGTGGAGTACACCATCTCCGACGAGGCGGTCTGGGAAGACGGCACGCCGATCACCTACGACGACTACCTGTACGACTGGGCGTCGAACAACGCGCCGGCGATCTTCGGCGAGGACGCCGACCCGGTGTTCAACAACGTCAGCAGCAGCTTCGGTGAGTACGTGCCGGAGGGTCCGCAGGGCGAGCCCGGCGGCAAGACCTTCACCGTGGAGTACGAGTCCCCGTACCCCGACTGGGAGATCCTGATCGGTGGGACCTTCCCGGCCCACATCGTGGCCGAGCAGTCCGGGATGACCCTGGAGGAGCTGACCCAGGCGATCACCGACCGTGACGCCGAGGCGGTCGGCTCGACGGCCGACTTCTTCAACGAGGGCTGGCTGTCCCCGGACAAGCAGCTGCCGGACCCCGCGATCGTGCCCTCCTCGGGCCCGTACTCGCTGAACGGCGCCACCTGGAGCACCGGTGAGTACATCACCCTCGTGCCGAACGAGAACTGGTGGGGCACCCCGGCAGCGACCGCGAACCTCACCTTCCGGTTCGCGGCCGCGGAGACCCACGTCACGGCGCTGGCCAACGGTGACCTCAACGTCATCGAGCCGCAGGCCACCGTCGACACGATCACCCAGATCGAGGAGCTCGGCGACCAGTTCACGCTGCTCCAGGGCGACACGCTCACCTGGGAGCACCTAGACTTCAACTTCGCCGAGGACAGCCCGTTCGCCGACGGCAACGGCGGCTTGGCGGCCCGTGAGGCGTTCGCGATGTGCGTGCCGCGGCAGCAGATCGTGGACAACCTGATCACGCCGATCAACCCCGAGGCGGTCGTGATGAACGCCCGCGAGAAGTTCCCCTTCCAGGACGACTACCAGGAGGTCGTGGACGCGGCCTACGACGGTCGCTTCGACGAGGTGGACCTCGAGGGCGCGAAGGCCAAGCTGGCCGAGTCCGGCCTGGAGACCCCGGTCCCGATCCGGATCGGCTACTCCGCCCCCAACCAGCGGCGCACCAACGAGGTCAGCCTGATCGCCTCCAGCTGCAACGACCCCGAGCTGTTCGAGGTCGAGGACGTGGGCAACGCCGACTTCTTCGGGACCACCCTGGAGAACGGCGACTGGGAGATCGCGCTCTTCGCGTGGGCCGGCTCCGGCCAGATCGCCTCCGGTCAGGCCATCTACGAGACCGACGGTGAGCAGAACTTCGGTGGCTTCTCCAACGAAGAGGTCGACGCCGCCTGGGACGAGCTGGCCAGCACGGTGGACCCGGCGGTCCACCTAGAGCAGGTGAAGATCATCGAGAAGGCGCTGTGGGAAAACCTGTACGGCATCCCGCTGTTCGCCCACCCGGGTGTCGTGGCCCACGACGCCACCATCGATAACATCATCTTCAACTCGACCCAGACCCAGATCGTCTGGAACGCCGAGCAGTGGGTGCGCGCGCAGTGA